In a single window of the Papaver somniferum cultivar HN1 chromosome 8, ASM357369v1, whole genome shotgun sequence genome:
- the LOC113306597 gene encoding glucuronoxylan 4-O-methyltransferase 3-like, which produces MNSMRPKPQISLNLKILLCGFFLAILLFILRSNMQPSKKTSFLRNNIHSDEENSTPATCTKLPSSLSQALIHYSTSKITPQQTFSEISVSAKVLLQKSPCNFLVFGLGYDSLMWASLNHGGRTVFLEEDKSWIEQIQKKFPSLESYHVKYDSKITEAENLMKIGNEEKCKVVSDPRYTKCDLALKGLPVDIYETEWDLIMVDAPTGYHKEAPGRMKAIYTAGLFARNREEGETNVFVHDINRSVEDKFSMAFLCDGYMIEEEGRIRHFTIPSHRTSLNDKPFCPPSK; this is translated from the coding sequence ATGAATTCCATGAGGCCTAAACCCCAAATTTCACTGAATTTGAAGATCCTCCTTTGTGGGTTTTTTCTTGCAATACTTCTCTTTATCTTAAGATCAAATATGCAACCATCAAAGAAAACCTCATTCCTCAGGAACAATATCCATTCAGATGAGGAGAACTCCACACCTGCAACTTGCACCAAACTTCCATCTTCACTGTCACAAGCACTCATTCACTACTCAACATCAAAGATCACCCCACAACAAACATTCAGCGAAATATCAGTTTCTGCAAAAGTTTTACTGCAAAAATCTCCATGCAACTTCTTAGTGTTTGGTCTTGGTTATGACAGTCTTATGTGGGCTTCATTAAACCATGGTGGAAGAACAGTTTTTCTTGAAGAAGATAAATCATGGATAGAGCAAATCCAGAAGAAATTTCCTTCGTTAGAATCATATCATGTAAAATACGACTCGAAAATAACTGAAGCTGAGAATCTCATGAAGATTGGAAATGAAGAGAAATGTAAAGTTGTTAGTGATCCAAGATATACAAAATGTGATCTTGCATTAAAAGGCTTGCCCGTGGATATATATGAAACTGAGTGGGATTTGATTATGGTGGATGCGCCAACGGGGTACCATAAAGAGGCACCAGGGAGAATGAAAGCCATTTATACTGCCGGACTATTTGCAAggaatagagaagagggagaAACTAACGTTTTTGTTCATGACATAAACAGATCAGTTGAAGACAAATTTTCTATGGCGTTCTTATGTGATGGGTATATGATAGAAGAAGAAGGCAGAATTAGGCATTTCACAATTCCAAGCCACAGGACTTCTTTGAATGATAAGCCATTTTGCCCTCCGTCTAAATAA